The DNA sequence GCGCCCGCGCCCGCGCCGGGACCGATATCGGGATCGGCGTCACGGGGGTCGCCGGTCCGGAATCGGTCGAGGGGAAGCCGGTCGGTCTCGTCTACGCGGCGCTCGACGCGGACGACGGAACGATCGCGCGCGAATGGCGCATCCCGGGGAGCCGCGATCGGGTGAAGGACCGCGCGGCTCTCCACGCGATCAACCTTGTCCGCCTCTATCTCCTCGGCGGGCCGGGGGAAGCCCGGTGAACGGCGCGCGGGGCGAGGAGAGAATCCGCGCGTTCCTCGCCCTTCCCCTCTCCGAGGAGCAGCGCGCCGAGTTGGACCGCAAGGTCGCCCCGCTTCGCGTCCTCGGCGAGCCGGTCCGATGGGTCCCCGCGGAGAACCTCCACGTCACGCTCCGCTTCTTCGGCGATATCGGAAACGAGGGGCGCGCGCGGATCGAGAAGCGGGTCCGGCAGGCGGCCTCGGGCACGGCGCCTTTCCTCTTTCGTCTCGGAGCCGCGGGCGCCTTCCCGAACCTACGCGGGGCACGCGTTCTCTGGGTTGGCGTCTCGGAGGGGGAGGAGGCGCTCGTCTCCCTCGCCGCGCGCGTCGAGGACTCGATCGAAGGGCTCGGCTTTCCGCGCGAGAAACGTTTTCACGCGCACATCACCGTCGGGAGAACGAAGGGCGCCCTCTCGCCGCGGTTCCGCGACCGCTTCGCCGCGCTCCCGATCGAGCCGATCGAGGCGCGCGCGGGC is a window from the Candidatus Eisenbacteria bacterium genome containing:
- the thpR gene encoding RNA 2',3'-cyclic phosphodiesterase, with amino-acid sequence MNGARGEERIRAFLALPLSEEQRAELDRKVAPLRVLGEPVRWVPAENLHVTLRFFGDIGNEGRARIEKRVRQAASGTAPFLFRLGAAGAFPNLRGARVLWVGVSEGEEALVSLAARVEDSIEGLGFPREKRFHAHITVGRTKGALSPRFRDRFAALPIEPIEARAGSFLLMKSTLDPRGARYEVLHTFEF